One stretch of candidate division TA06 bacterium DNA includes these proteins:
- a CDS encoding (d)CMP kinase, with protein sequence MKKRRGIVVAIDGPSGSGKSTVARLAARRLGFGYLETGAMYRAVTLLALRKSLDMNESKRLTGLARSLKFEFRDTGERMMILVNGEDVTEQIRLPEVDRWVSLVSSHKELREHLVGLQRGMCKEGGVVCEGRDIGTVVVPDARVKFFLTASPKERAGRRKKQLGNIVKDMPTSQIEEEIRRRDREDSAREVSPLRKAEDAILMDTTDLTIEEEVNQVVEAVRKATACAS encoded by the coding sequence ATGAAGAAAAGGCGTGGCATTGTGGTCGCGATTGACGGGCCCTCTGGCTCGGGCAAATCTACGGTTGCGAGATTGGCGGCAAGAAGGCTGGGATTCGGCTATCTCGAGACAGGAGCCATGTATAGGGCAGTAACACTGCTTGCTCTCAGAAAGAGTCTGGACATGAATGAGAGCAAAAGATTGACTGGACTTGCTCGATCCTTGAAATTTGAGTTCAGAGATACTGGTGAGCGGATGATGATTCTGGTAAACGGTGAAGATGTGACCGAACAGATCAGGTTGCCAGAGGTTGACAGGTGGGTCTCTCTCGTTTCGAGTCACAAAGAACTGAGGGAGCATCTGGTTGGCCTTCAGAGGGGTATGTGCAAAGAGGGAGGAGTGGTCTGCGAGGGGCGTGACATAGGGACGGTTGTAGTTCCCGATGCCAGGGTTAAATTCTTTCTAACTGCCTCTCCGAAGGAGAGAGCCGGGAGAAGAAAAAAACAGCTTGGCAATATAGTGAAGGATATGCCTACTTCTCAGATAGAAGAGGAGATAAGAAGAAGAGACAGAGAAGACTCTGCGCGCGAAGTTTCACCTTTGAGAAAAGCAGAAGACGCCATCCTCATGGACACAACTGACCTTACTATAGAAGAGGAGGTGAACCAGGTAGTAGAGGCGGTACGCAAGGCAACTGCCTGTGCCTCTTAG